The following is a genomic window from Cupriavidus taiwanensis.
CTGGCCAAGGTAGGCAAGGTGCTTCGCTTCGAACTCGACAGCCGCGTGGAGCCGGTGGTCGCGGTCTGGAACGAAGAACTCACGCCACGCATGCCGGCGCGCCTGTTTCGCGAACTGGTCATGCGCCGGGCCGGCGAGACCGTCATGGCCGAGCCGGTGCCGCTGCTGGCCGCGCGCGCGGTGGCGGCGGCTGGCGCTCGCAAGCGCTGAGCAGCGCCTTGCAGCCGGCTCAGTGCCCGCACAACACCGCCCCCATCTCCCGCGCCGCCCCCTGCAGCGTCGGCACCGCCTGCAGCAGCGCTTCCAGCGAAGCCCGCGCGGTCGGCGCATGGCAGGCGATCGCGGCGACCACCCGGCCCGGGCCGGCGCCATCGGGTTCGCGTACCGGCACCGCTACCGCGCACATGCCGCGCACGAATTCCTCGTGGTCGACGCCGATGCCGCGCGCGGCCAGGCGGTCGAGTTCGGCGTTCAGTCCGGGCAGGTCGGCGAGCGTGCGCGGCGTATGCGCGGCAAGGTCCAGGCGCCTGAGCATCTGCTGGCGCTCGAGCCGGTTCATCGCTGACAGGAACAGCTTGCCGCTGGCGGTGCAGTGCAGCGGCACATGGATGCCGGGCGACAGCTGCAGGCGCAGCGGCTCGTGCGTCTCCACGCGCTCGACGTAGAGCACGCGGTCGCCGTCGAGCGCGGTCAGGTTGCAGGTCTCGCCCAGCCGTGCCACCAGCCGGGCCAGGATGGCGCGGCATTCGCGCAGCAGCGGCGGGCTCCTGAGCGTCTGCAGCGACAACGCCGCCGCGGCCGGCCCGGGCACATAGCCGCGCTCGGCCGGCATCCGCACCACGAAGCCGCTGCGCTCCAGCGCCGCCAGCAGGCGCATCAGCGTCGCCTTGGGCACATGCAGGCGCTGCGCCAGCTGGGACAGCGTCTGCGGTTGCTGCGCCCGCGCCAGGCTTAACAGCACCGCCAGCACGCGCAGGCTGCGGGCATCCTCCTCCACCGCCCCGTCCTCTGCTGCGGTGCGATTCTGAAACGGGATTGGCATGTTCTGTTTCACAACCGGCGTCTCCTCGCGATTGGGCTTTCCATTCCGGCTTCGAAAAATAAAATCCGGAACAGAACGTTTCAAATTATAGAGGCAAGCCGGGCGGGCCGACGCGCCTGACGGCCAATACAGGAGACAGCGACGATGTCGCAAACCGTTGACTACATCGTGGTGGGGGCCGGCTCGGCCGGGTGCGTGCTGGCCAACCGGCTCAGCGAGGACGGCCGCCATTCGGTCTGCCTGCTCGAGGCCGGCCCGCCGGACCGCTACCCGTGGATCCATATCCCGATCGGCTATGGCAAGACCATGTTCCACAAGCAGGTGAACTGGGGCTTCTATACCGACCCCGATCCCAACATGCTGAACCGCCGCATCTACTGGCCGCGCGGGCGCACGCTGGGCGGCAGCAGCGCCATCAACGGCCTGATCTACGTGCGCGGCCAGCGCGAGGACTACGACCACTGGGCGGCACTGGGCAATCCCGGCTGGGGCTGGGACGACTGCCTGCCCTACTTCCGCAAGCTCGAGAACAACGACCTCGGCGCCGGCCCCACGCGCGGCACCGACGGCCCGCTGAACGCCACCTCGATCGACCGGCAGCATCCGCTGGTCGAGGCCTTCATCGCCGCCGGCCAGGCGCTGGGCCTGCCGCGCCAGACCGACTTCAACGGTGGCGACCAGGAGGGCGTGGGCTACTACCAGCTGACCACTCGCAAGGGCTGGCGCTGCTCCACCGCGGTGGCCTACCTGCGCCCGGCACGCGGGCGTGCCAACCTGCGCGTGGAAACCGACGCGCACACCACCGGCATCGTGTTCGAAGGCAAGCGCGCCGTGGGCGTGCGCTACACGCAGCATGGCCGGCCCCATATCCTGCGGGCGCGGCGCGAGGTGATCCTGTGCGCCGGCGCACTGCAGTCGCCGCAGCTGCTGCAGCTGTCGGGCGTCGGGCCGGCGCCGTTGCTGCAGGACCTGGGCGTACCGGTGGTGCATGCGCTGCCGGGCGTCGGCGAGAACCTGCAGGACCACCTGCAGATCCGGCTGATCTACGAGGTGGCAAAGCCGATCACCACCAACGACCAGTTGCGCACGCTGACGGGCAAGGCGCGCATGGGGCTGGAATGGCTGCTGCTGCGCAAGGGCCCGCTGGCGATCGGCATCAACCAGGGCGCGATGTTCTGCCGCGCCCTGCCGCACGAAAGCGCCACGCCGGACACGCAGTTCCATTTCTCGACGCTGTCGGCCGACATGGCGGGCGGCATGGTGCATCCGTTCTCCGGCTGCACCTATTCGGTATGCCAGTTGCGGCCCGAGTCGCGCGGCACGGTGCGGATCCGCTCGACCGATCCGTTCGAGCCGCCGTCGATGCAGCCCAACTACCTGTCGGCCGAGCTGGACCGGCGCTGCACCGTCGCGGCGGTGCGCTACGCGCGGCGCGTGGCGCAGGCCGAACCGATGCGCGGGCTGATGAAACGCGAGTTCCGGCCGGGCGACGCGGTGCGCAGCGA
Proteins encoded in this region:
- a CDS encoding IclR family transcriptional regulator, which codes for MKQNMPIPFQNRTAAEDGAVEEDARSLRVLAVLLSLARAQQPQTLSQLAQRLHVPKATLMRLLAALERSGFVVRMPAERGYVPGPAAAALSLQTLRSPPLLRECRAILARLVARLGETCNLTALDGDRVLYVERVETHEPLRLQLSPGIHVPLHCTASGKLFLSAMNRLERQQMLRRLDLAAHTPRTLADLPGLNAELDRLAARGIGVDHEEFVRGMCAVAVPVREPDGAGPGRVVAAIACHAPTARASLEALLQAVPTLQGAAREMGAVLCGH
- a CDS encoding GMC family oxidoreductase — encoded protein: MSQTVDYIVVGAGSAGCVLANRLSEDGRHSVCLLEAGPPDRYPWIHIPIGYGKTMFHKQVNWGFYTDPDPNMLNRRIYWPRGRTLGGSSAINGLIYVRGQREDYDHWAALGNPGWGWDDCLPYFRKLENNDLGAGPTRGTDGPLNATSIDRQHPLVEAFIAAGQALGLPRQTDFNGGDQEGVGYYQLTTRKGWRCSTAVAYLRPARGRANLRVETDAHTTGIVFEGKRAVGVRYTQHGRPHILRARREVILCAGALQSPQLLQLSGVGPAPLLQDLGVPVVHALPGVGENLQDHLQIRLIYEVAKPITTNDQLRTLTGKARMGLEWLLLRKGPLAIGINQGAMFCRALPHESATPDTQFHFSTLSADMAGGMVHPFSGCTYSVCQLRPESRGTVRIRSTDPFEPPSMQPNYLSAELDRRCTVAAVRYARRVAQAEPMRGLMKREFRPGDAVRSDDEILHFCREYGATIFHPSGTAKMGPAADPLAVVDARLRVHGVGGLRVVDCSVMPTLVSGNTNVPVVMMAERAADFIREDARREMHSADAALPMAAAA